gattgatgattgatgcgtcaagggttcctgattcaagtctggaacattagtggaagagaattgctcagccattctatcgttgtggaaaaacagaactcaggtcaagaagtgattattttttggcatccgatagatgaaaatgatcattttttatagaaactcggagccttcaatcccgtttgtcaacaacatcaggcgattgtttaaatcttcagccgtattaaattcatagagttaggcctcgaggctttgcagcacttgtcgggtcacggacggctccatttttcaactatctacagtgactattaaacgcatcgttttcttcagtccattttcttgttgcggatcctttttaatgatgccaaaagggggagaagtgttagactagaacattaacattgtttaaattgctaaacttgttatatatgcttggaattatatttatacttttgcttgaaaaactaacgcatattttcagggggagcttaagtattaatataggtttcaagttctatcaaatatttgtcatcatcaaaaagggggagattgttgaactcaagatttcaagtttcatgtgattataaatctacacatggattttgatgataacaaatgaattcaaagaataaagaagtctcaagctcaagttgtctacacaatggagtcaagcacatcaaggaaacaagcatgagcaagaagggaacaagttcacattaaaattatagagtaatgttgtaaatctcttcaaaattcgaaattaggattaatgctcaaaattaatattttatcataaagcattaaaatacattttccacatgtgcatgaatatttttgaaaattaaaattgaaaattttgaaagatgattgattgtcatcttttgcatgtgcatgccttgattaaagggttgaactttgaaaatattaaagatgattgattgtcatctttcacatgtgcatgttttatttgaatattttcaaaagtgattgatgcttttttagacttatacaaaaagtaaaagattaggtttgaattttttgaaaatgaaagtgtgctcattttgtcatatgccaaaagtaaaagattaggtttgatttttttgaaaaagtgaatgatgttgtctttgacaattgagaaagaagaaccttttatttgaattctttgaaaaagtgaatgatgttgtctttgacaattgaaaaagaagaaccttttatttgaattttttgaaaaagtgaatgatgttgtctttgacatgtgaatctttttaaatttgaatatgaagtctcatatgcctataaatagatcatttgagagcttcacattcacaacaccaagagcatacaacattcattcaaagctttcattctctcttttctaaacattgagccttaatccttgttcattttgagagatatagcttgcgctgtattgttcttatttcactcgttgaggagtgttttctgataacctacccactatcagcttttgtatcagaaaaagggtgtgtataacccttgtgtgtgtagaaagtattctacacagggaatagttgaatcaccacgtgtaaggtgattgcaagtgtagagggtgttctacacggatcctttgtagcggtgttgttcaaaggtgtaataggtttctatctccacctgaaggaggttgaatagtgaatttgggaatcctcaaggggtagcttgaggcgaggacgtaggcagtggggccgaacctcgttaacatactgagtttgcttctctcgtacccttactccttatatttattgttatttcatattttgtttatattttatattatatatttgatttataattgttaattttttttaatacaactcaattcaccccccctcttgtgttagtcatctgggcaacaccttttttattttaatttttctctgcCACTCTCTCACACGATTGAACAACCGATCGATGGATTCCGACGCAGATCAGAAGCagatcgtgctgataacgtgttataaaatcatgaaaatagatAGAGAAATTCAAAGATAGATAGAGAGCTCAGAGAggttgagagagaatgagagatgttctcttattgatctatataacatataacatcaatatacccatatatatagggttacaaaagagaTTATGCTTTTGATGACTAGCACTATGCGTTTGACGGCTagttaaatgtggtcatacaattcaagatgtTTTATTACAAGAATAACTTTCCGCATGCGTAATCTTTCTCTCCTAAAAAAAGGCCTCCAATGGGAATGTGTCATGTAGACACTCCATTTGCCAACCATGTTGCTGTGCTATAGAGGATTGTCTCGTCCTCTAGCAGCTCAATTTTGTGCCTAAAGTAGTAGATGCTCTCACCCATGACCGGTCAACGAAATCCCCAACCAAACGTGATGGAGTCGAGCATCATAGAATTAATCGATGTTGATATTGCGCCTCTGGCCTgttcaaaaatcacacaagacgatagagagataatatttaagtggttcgacaATTTACCTATGTCCACTAAAGCGGaaactcagtattttcaatatgtttgtataaaattacaaacactcataaacaactctctatctctcaaaatgaccATCTGTTCTGGATTTCCCCAGAACCTAAATTGCGCCCTCAACCCTCTGCTTGATCGCTCACCGCAGTGAGAATGATTTTAATCTTCAGCAAatgatctccttttataggagaagccatGGGGACAAACTCCCACACTTATTGACCAAGAGGGAGCCTTCTTTTGGTGCAACAATTTTGGTCAACATTTGCTGCTAGAAACTTTCGGTGGATGGGTGGGTGGCTGCAACTTCAAGTAACATTTCAGACTTAGGGGGTTTCCAGCAGTCGAGATCATCGATGTCATGTCCCTCGTCTCAATCTGCATGTTCTTGGtagtccttctctctctctctctctctctctctctctctctctctctctctctctctctctctctctctctctctctctctctctctctctctccttccttccaatctcctctcctctccttcttcttctatttccatTCTCATCGCTGCCAACCTCATCTACCTTAAGAGCCCTTCCAACTCTATCCCCTAAAAGCTAGAAGGCACTCTCTTAAACTCCTTGGTCTTCGTCATCCTCATCACCATCATCACATTCCTCCTCCTTATCCTCTACTACTACAACTTTACCAATTTCTTAAAGAACTAAATGCGTTTCTCCACCTTTTTCGTGCTCGCTACCATGGGTGGCTCCATCTTCCTCTCCATAATCTAGCATTTCTCCATACCTATCAACTCTATCACTTGCTTCTTGCTACTTTTCACTTTTACGGTCGTGAGTGTGCTATTGAGGTTGGGAGTTTTCCAAATGAGGATGCTGACAACGGCAGAGATCAAAGGGAGAGTTCCCCATTGGTAGGTCATTCACTAAGAAAGGCATTCATTGATTAGTGGATCTTCAGAGTATTCAATTGTGGTTGTTGCTTCTGATTGAGCTTGGGATCCAGAGTCCGAGATTATTGATGAGGAGATGTCTCCACTAGTTGAGATGATGGGGGTGGGGAACAACAGAGAGTGGACTAGGAGGGATAATGCAAAGGTGACGAGTAGAGGTATTAAACTTGGCCTTGGAGACTTTGTTTTCTATAGTGATCTTGTGAGCAGAGCTGTAATGTATGATCTTGTGACAGTATATGCTTGTTACCTTGCAGTTATTTCGAGACTTGGCTGCAGTTTTAAGGGCTGTGATTGGATGAAGGGATGCAACAAGATGAAGGGTGTGACGAGCTGGAGAGATTCGTCAGGTTGCAACAGGCTGGGGAGGTGTGGCAGTGTGGAGTGAAAGTGAGGTGGAGTGGTGTGGGTAGTCGAGACTTGGGAGCGGTTTAAGCTTCACTCCAGAAGAAAATTTTCAGGCGACCACTTGTATTTGATTTTGCAGTTCACAGGATTTAGGTGAGTATTGCTGACGTGTCAACTTTTTATTTGTTGCCATTGAGTGTTTCAGAATGGCTTAACTGTTCAAAAAAAGGACTGACAGAATAACTCTTAGAgagtatttttattataagatttCTATACTATACATtgtttacttaacataatttaatttagaaaataaattttaagttttggattttacaaattaaatcttaaaattaaagTTATGCAAATGGTATTCTCTACACACTgacttgaaaatataataactattatataaaagtaaagagAGTGAGTTTCTAAGAAAATATCACATTATATTTCTAAACAAATGTTTATGATATAAGTTGATATAATATAGAATTTGATAAGCAATTTTGATCTTCAAATGCAAAAAACCAGTTTTCTATATAAAAGAACTAAACATTTTAAATTCAACATTTTAATTGTGTTATATTATTATGTTATTGAAATAAAAGAGGtctcatatttcaaaattttccaaagATTCTTACTAAGGTCTATATTTAGCCACCCTATTCCTCTATTAATGAGCTTTGCATATAACAAGGCAGTGCCTTAGCTAAGAATCTAATGGGTTGATAAAAAATTTGAGTCAGAAACCTCACtcccttgtttttttttaaaaaaggcgTTGAATTATTGCGAGGCCCGAGTCATATTATTTTCACAAATTCTCACAAAACtcaaacttttaattattttcacattatttatcttaattcatgttgtttttaatttttataaaattaagacttcaattttaaaaaatttatgacTAAGTAACTCTAttaatttcttattaaaaaaataacggcATAATTAACATATGGCATCGCGTTAATTTTCTAACAAAAAATTTACGAAGATAATCTAATTAAGAATTTCTTAAGATTAAGTATTAattttgcaaaaattataaaagttgGAGTCCTGTGTATAAATTTCTTAAGAATTTCACACGCCGCTAACAAAAATTATTGAAGGTGATGGCTCCAACGGTCgaaaatgtttaaataaaaaaaccctaCTTGCTTTATGCGTCTCTGGCGTTACAAACTCTCGTCAGCTGCTCCAAACTCGAACAGCTCTCTTTCTTCAATTTCATCACAATTTCTCTCCCTCATTTTCTTGGCCCAAATTTCTACATTTACACGATCAAAAGCGGTTCGGAGATTCAGGATCGGAGCAAAGCTTCCTCAAGCTTCTCTGCTACTAAATATCCCTGCACACAATTCAATTCTCACTTTTGATCTTCAACTACTCTAATTCCCATTTTCGTTTTTGTAGATTTTCTGAAGGTATGGAACCAGAAAACATCGATTGGAACAACGTAGAATCGGTATTCATTGAAGATGACACGTACGAGAACTACGATGCACCTCAATGGGTTGATCTCTCTGCCCCGGACCAGCCCTTTCACGATGAGCCCTGGTTCTGCACTCCAGGTAAATCCCAGTATTCTTTTACTCCAAGTTTGTTACCTTTAAACGAAAAGGAAATAcgaaatggttaaaaaaaaaaaaacaaatggtcGAAACCCATTTTTTCTGGGgttctatatttattaattttcgcTTCGGGCATTGCAGAATGCAATCATCAGAAGAATAATGAAGATTTTCTGAAACCAGTGCTCCTTTCGAAGGTTCCAATCGATGCGTTTTTGCTAGTATGATTCTTCTGTTTTGTAAGATAAACATCTCAAGCAAAAGCGTggatattttgtattttcaggTTAAGCTTCTAAGAACAGCTTCCATTTCGGAAATCCTTCCATTCAGGGATAGGAATCACAGGTATCATTCAAATCCACCACCGTTTGGTTTTCAATAAAATGCAGTATAGTAATGAGAATTTGAGTCTCACTATTTCAAgcacaaataattaacaaaTTTTTTGCACATATTTAAGTAAGCTAACTCTCTTTACTGGATTTACTTTTGAGCAGAAATatgaagctaaaagaaaaggaaataaattcaTCTTCATCTACAAACTTTCCCGATTCAAAGTCTTTGAAAACGAAAGGATCATATTATTCACAGAGTTCTATTGAAGACGGCGAAAACAGGAATCCAAACGTTTCTGCTCCCATTCCTAATGGGAGGACCAGATCAGAGAAAGCAACAAGGAAATCAAGCGCAGAGAACGAGAAGAAATCGGTTGAGTTGTCAGAGAATTCGTCAAAGCATGACCGGAAACCGCAGATGAGGAGTACATTCTCGGCGCGTAATTTGCTGGGCGGACGGGAAATTCTGAATCAGATCACAGAATTCTGTTCGGAATTGAAGAAACTGGGGAGGAGGAGGAGTTGGAAGAAAGGGACCAAAGCGAAAGAACAGGATGGGGTTTTAGGCGAGCTAAAGAAGAGAGTTAGAGACAGAGAGAGGAGTCCTCTGCTTGTGGTTAAAGAAGGACACGTCTAAAGCATGGAACAGAGAGAGAAACAGAAGAAACAGAGGAGGgaagatagttttttttttttcttttaatttatttaaaatagtcTCTGATCAAAGTTTCTTCCAACCAATTGTGAATGCTGAcatttagaatattaatttcaatttttattaacaaccgatttgatctatttataagataCAAACCTTCATGTAACAACCCTGAAATGTAGTGAATGTCATATTTGCTCTGTGGTTTTGAACTTCAGAACAGGATCCTCCTAATACTTAAACCATTCCCATCTAGTTCGTTGGTAAAGCTTGCTGGATCTGTATCAATGGCTTCTGGTTTTTCTATATTTAGGGCATAAAAAATGGTAAAGAAATTGGATTTTTCAGGCAGATGTACTTTGAAAATACCGCAAGGAAAATGCCAATCCTCTGTGGAGCATTCTCATGCCATTATCCCCGAACCAGAGAAGGTTCATTCTGTATGGAGAGCAGTATTTGTCTTCAacttcaagagagagagaagattgaCATTCATATATTCTTTGGACCCTGTACACACATATCAATAAGATTGTAATGTTCTTGCATTTCCTGTGTTGCATTTTAACCTAAAATGGAGGAGCGCTCATGATAAGGAGCCTTTTCTCTAACGTAGCTGCAATATCTGCATGACTATCATGATTTATAATGACAAGAATGTGGTGTTGGCAGGGTTTAGTGTCTAGGGGTACTTCCATttggggtgtgtgtgtgtgtgtgtgtgtgtgtgtgagagagagagagagagagagagagagagagagagagagagagagagagagagagagagagagagggaaggcaAGCATGGGATAAAGGTGAAGGCAGTCCCGGGTTTCAGGTTGTGAATGGCATGAAAACATGTGAAAAAGAGCTCGTGAAAATGTAAAATGTTAGTGAGGTGGGGGGctctttttgaaaattatacTCAACTTCACCTATATTTATGGACAACCAACGCCCATAGAATCCAAGGAAAAGATCGTCACACTTCATTCAAAGCACTCACTTCCTTTTCTACACACACTTGATGGTTCAAAAGCAGTCTTGCAAAATATTCCAGTCACCACCTCAACATTTAATGCACTCTTACAAGTCCCACCTATGaggaaaaccaaaacaaaaaccagTCGTTGGTAACAGATAAATCTTAAAACACATCTTCGAATGCTCTGCTCGTACATGGGATTACAAGTACAAAGTTTCCCTCCAACCTAATCTATTCATTTGCTGGT
This genomic interval from Carya illinoinensis cultivar Pawnee chromosome 10, C.illinoinensisPawnee_v1, whole genome shotgun sequence contains the following:
- the LOC122279559 gene encoding uncharacterized protein LOC122279559 — its product is MEPENIDWNNVESVFIEDDTYENYDAPQWVDLSAPDQPFHDEPWFCTPECNHQKNNEDFLKPVLLSKVKLLRTASISEILPFRDRNHRNMKLKEKEINSSSSTNFPDSKSLKTKGSYYSQSSIEDGENRNPNVSAPIPNGRTRSEKATRKSSAENEKKSVELSENSSKHDRKPQMRSTFSARNLLGGREILNQITEFCSELKKLGRRRSWKKGTKAKEQDGVLGELKKRVRDRERSPLLVVKEGHV